In one window of Longimicrobium sp. DNA:
- a CDS encoding YpdA family putative bacillithiol disulfide reductase, with protein MTDIPETADIAVIGSGPCGIAVGVAAAQAGLSCVLFDRGAITQAMMDHPTYVTYFSGPEKLEIADLPFTTSGDKPTRREALRYYRKVAEYYRLDVRQFEEVATAERDGDAFVLRTIARGEPRTHRARNVVVATGYYDSPRRLDVPGADLPKVLYYFKDPYSFWNQDVIVIGGGNSSADAALLTWREGSRTTLVHIFDKLDRGVKPWVRPDIENRIAEGAIPALWRHRLAEIRPHEVVVENLETGELRTMKNDWVLAMTGFEPDPGVLRAFGIEVHEVTGIPRHDPATMETNVPGMYVAGVVVSGHDANKIFIENGKLHGPLIAAHVASRR; from the coding sequence ATGACGGATATTCCGGAGACGGCCGACATCGCCGTCATCGGCTCGGGGCCGTGCGGGATCGCGGTGGGCGTGGCGGCGGCGCAGGCGGGGCTTTCGTGCGTGCTGTTCGACCGGGGCGCCATCACGCAGGCCATGATGGACCATCCCACGTACGTCACCTACTTCAGCGGCCCCGAAAAGCTGGAGATCGCCGACCTGCCGTTCACCACCTCGGGCGACAAGCCCACGCGCCGCGAGGCGCTGCGATATTACCGCAAGGTGGCGGAATACTACCGGCTGGACGTGCGCCAGTTCGAGGAGGTGGCCACGGCGGAGCGGGACGGCGACGCCTTCGTGCTGCGGACGATCGCGCGTGGCGAGCCGCGGACGCACCGGGCGCGCAACGTGGTCGTGGCCACGGGCTACTACGACAGCCCGCGCCGCCTGGACGTGCCCGGCGCCGATCTGCCGAAGGTGCTCTACTACTTCAAGGACCCGTACTCGTTCTGGAACCAGGACGTGATCGTCATCGGCGGGGGCAACTCGTCGGCCGACGCGGCGCTCCTGACGTGGCGCGAAGGGTCGCGCACCACGCTGGTGCACATCTTCGACAAGCTGGACCGAGGCGTGAAGCCCTGGGTGCGGCCCGACATCGAGAACCGCATCGCCGAGGGCGCCATCCCCGCGCTCTGGCGCCACCGCCTGGCCGAGATCCGCCCGCACGAGGTGGTGGTCGAGAACCTGGAGACGGGCGAGCTGCGGACGATGAAGAACGACTGGGTGCTGGCGATGACGGGCTTCGAGCCCGATCCCGGCGTGCTGCGTGCGTTCGGCATCGAGGTGCACGAGGTGACCGGCATCCCGCGGCACGATCCCGCGACGATGGAGACCAACGTGCCGGGGATGTACGTGGCGGGCGTCGTCGTCTCCGGCCACGACGCGAACAAGATCTTCATCGAGAACGGAAAGCTGCACGGCCCGCTGATCGCCGCGCACGTGGCGTCCAGGCGCTGA
- a CDS encoding DUF2279 domain-containing protein: METCLLMLCLSLGGGPAARAQPEDRWFGEDKVKHFVTSFIVTSLASSGARAAGLDNDASLLVGAGTGVGVGLWKEWSDRNAEGHTASVRDIAWDLAGVGTAAVVQAQTQ; the protein is encoded by the coding sequence ATGGAAACCTGCCTGTTGATGCTCTGCCTGTCTCTCGGCGGCGGCCCGGCGGCGCGCGCCCAGCCGGAGGACCGCTGGTTCGGCGAAGACAAGGTGAAGCACTTCGTCACCTCGTTCATCGTGACGAGCCTGGCGTCCAGCGGCGCCCGCGCGGCTGGACTGGACAACGACGCCAGCCTGCTGGTAGGCGCCGGGACCGGCGTCGGCGTGGGGCTGTGGAAGGAATGGAGCGATCGAAACGCCGAGGGGCACACCGCGTCCGTGCGCGACATCGCGTGGGACCTGGCCGGCGTCGGCACCGCCGCGGTGGTGCAGGCCCAGACGCAGTGA